TACAACTCTAGTGTCATGAGTAGGTAGTGGGTCTGTAGTCATTGTAGGACGTCCTAAATCAACCAAACCCTGATCAATCAAGTCCTGAATGGAGTGCCTCAGCATCGCACAATTGTCTGTATCATGGCCAGCTCTCTGATGGTAGACATAGTGAAGATCTGTCTTGAATCTTGGCGGGGTAGGATGTGGTGGTGGTCTGGGTGATAGTGGAGTAATCAAACCCCCCTCAACCAATCTCTAAAATGCTCGACTCAAAGGCATCCCTAGTTGTGTAAACTGCCTAGCCGACCTAGGTGGAGACGGTGCTTTATACTGCTGATGGAACTGTACAGGTGGCCTCTGAGGAGCCTGTGTAGCATATACCGGCTGCGGTGCCGGATGTAGATAAGTAGGCCTTATCGGCCTATAGGGAGCAGTTGGTCTGTATTGATCCTACTGTATCATTTGGTATTGAGTGTTTAAGAACTATCTCTAAGAAGGAGGACGACGAGGGGACCTGTGCCCTATCGTGCCAATGGTACCAACATCTGAAGGCCTGGATCTTGATCCCGACTTCTTCCCCTTTGAGTCTGAAGGGGAAGAGTGTGCCCATAATCCTCTAGCTATGCCCTCCTCAATGCCATATAGGGCTTAAACCAAtgaacaaaagtctgtttgtGGAAAACCCATGAGATGTCTGGCAAAGTGGGGCTGAAGACTGCGCATAATCATGCTGATCTGATCACGCTCGGAGGGTTTATCTATAATATGTGCTATCTTCTCCCTCTAGCTCCTTCCGAGATACATCCACTACAGTATTAAAAGAATACTGTCTAAGAAACTCCTGTGCCAAATCAGCCCATGTCCTACGCCTCGACGGGTCCAATGAGGCAAACCAATGCTAAGCGGCACCACTCAGAGACAGAGGGAATAACATGATCATTTGTGCCTCGTCCAATCTATGCCCACACATAACAACGCTATACAATTGTAAATGAATACGGGGGCACCCTATCCCTGTGTACCTCTCAATGTCCGGCATGCGGAACTCAACTGCCAAAGCCGCCACTGGCAAGTCATCATATCTGTCCCAACCCATGACTCCATCAGAAACATGCAGAGACCTAATCCTTTACTCAATCCTATCGATATGGGCTTGAGTGGCATCAACTATATGTGCAGGTGCCACAACAGAATGTGGCGTAGTCTTAGTCTTACCATGTAAGACAAAGGCTCCAGCCCGCGGGGCTGACTGAACTgggggtggtggtggaggtggaatTGTATAATCCTGCTATACAGTAGGCCcagatggtggtggtggaggtgaatgattcatgcccaattggtgtctcagctgatttgtgttcagctggtgctccttgattgaggaagtgatcaacaaaatttatacctataacaccatacactagggtagcaaataaaaagctactatagtatagtggctctagggtcgttcactgggaatgattaacaagcaatcaaggataccaattccaagtgaattggtcttgtttcatttcacggttagcttaagaagtaaaacacaaattttgattggtaaaggttgaaatttaaactaactaacttaacagaagtttggaataatttaggaataaaagcattccttggagatttaggttcactggggtggttcctcatgcaaaagacatagctccggtcagatggttcatttcctcgcattagagattcaacttatagttaattctctaaccggtgatgtacagagactccttcaattagatttcactttaattctctcactgatgcaacttgcaatggttcatgcctctcacgagcacttaccattcaaggtgatctttaaccttggatttctcttcacaaactcgcaagagataactaatggatgcctcctaggagtccaaaagcttaccaagtgttggtaattccggaaaatcctaccttgaagtcacctaccagaggctcgcaaggggtaaactagtgcatttccatggttagaaatcacttgccttaccaagtgttggcccaggtgactccaaggtgttttaagttaactaaaaacattgaaatcactaaaggatttcacttcctcttcattactagctaaaaccacagagctttgcattcttgcatttggaaccttccccggcaaccttagctccaaggaattggaggtttagttactcattctctggggaaaattcctcagagaattcataacttagaaataaaatgaaaatacaaagtgagaaggtaaggcagtagaaagaaaagacttttacttgcttacccaaacggttacagaaggaactcctctctgagaacaggctcccgagaggtatatatatcaaaccaatataaaactaattgttacaaagatatttagtctttttactaacttaaaaactaaggaatcatgtaattggtggtttacaaggagtattttgggatttagacaacaaaaatctaatggaaaatatctcccaatgtcggtagcaagcttcgggaggcttcaggaaccatttcgcaggagaaaaatggtgtctgcgaaatttcgcagacacccaagagggctgcgaaattatttcgcaacaccgagctatcttcacagggctgcgaagttggcttccaccttgaggttccaagcttccttctcgcggcatggttcgtgcatcgtcagaaggagaaacaccttactgtacaaaagtgttgcgaaattctcgcaacaaaaggctgattccgcaacactttagagtgattgacttgtaatggctgcaacttcttcgtttcaactccgaatcgtgcaccgtttgaagcattggattgttgacttcctgagctttgaaatggtatatagcatgcatcatttggacttcataaagtgctccaaaagtggctgctacgactgtcatcaagaataggatTTAtagcagattctctttgctttttctccttgcaatccggattcactcttggcaaatgaattctaagctttgcccaagattcctcatagctctcctcagacttgacttgctttggtgatcaaaatactaacaaaaacaccaaaacttacacaaagtgatcaaaattgctttaaaggatccttaacatgccaattgagttaaaaggcctaaactactactcaaaagtgtttaaaaggattaattataggctatcaaatagcactttttgagtagtaatcagtgaaGGTGCAATAGAGTCAAGCGGGGTGCTCCTCGAAACCAGCAATGGCTGGGCCCGGTATTCCCAAGTGCCAAAAATGTCTCAATGGTTTATGATCGGCATAGTAGAAAGATATCATCAAAGCATCGCACCCTCAATGCCTTTTTAGTTGTTGGTGATTGTCTCCTAGTTGGTTTACAACCTATTTTGGTGTTTATGTCCAAGGTGGATGGAAAATTCAAGTTTAACCCTATTAGTGTTAACTTTGTGACTGAGATTTCAAAGGTTATATTTCCAATTGTTATGCTTTTGCTCCAGGCTAGGCGTCAGAAAGTTGGAAAGAAACCTCTTCTCTCAGTTTCCGTATTTGTGCAGGCTGCCCGCAACAATGTGCTTCTTGTTATACCAACACTTCTATATGTTATCAATAACTACCTTAAGTTAATCATGCAACTTTATTTTAATCCTGAAACTGTGAAGATGCTTAGCAATCTGAAGGTTTTGGTAATTGCTGTTATTTTGAAGATAATTATGAGACATCATTTTTCCATGATTCAGTGGGGATGTTGGTTGATCCTAGAGAGACACGAGCTGGTGTATAAGAGGATTATCACGTAATGGTTCTCCCTACATTCGTAAGGAAATTCTTCCATCGTGTCAAGCTTGGTTTCTTCCTGCACAGTCCATTCCCCTCATAAGAAATATACAGAACCCAACCAATTAGAGATGAAATTCTCCGAGGATTGTTGAATTGTGATCTAATTGGCTTTCATACATTTGATTATGCTTGCCACTTCCTGTCTTGCAGCAGTAGAATGTTGAGTCTAGACTACGAATCTAAGTGGGGACACATTCGACTTGATTACTCAGGTCGGACTGCGTATATCAAAATTCTACCTGTAGGGGTTCATATGGGTAGACTTGAATCTGTAGTGAATCTTCGCTCTACATCtgccaaaatcaaagaaattcaaaaacaatttgaaggaataaaaattgattctatGGATGACATGGATATATTTAAAGGTATTAGTCTAAAATTTCTTGTTGTAGAACAGCTCTTACATATATTGATGGCCAAGGAAAAATGCATCGGGTCAGCTATTCTGAATCTCACGCACAACAAGTAGAAATAGAACGCAAAGTTCATGCTGTGATCGATAAGTCTGCAGATAGGGGGTTCCGATCTCTTGCAGTGGCAT
This region of Vitis vinifera cultivar Pinot Noir 40024 chromosome 5, ASM3070453v1 genomic DNA includes:
- the LOC104879409 gene encoding CMP-sialic acid transporter 3-like is translated as MVYDRHSRKISSKHRTLNAFLVVGDCLLVGLQPILVFMSKVDGKFKFNPISVNFVTEISKVIFPIVMLLLQARRQKVGKKPLLSVSVFVQAARNNVLLVIPTLLYVINNYLKLIMQLYFNPETVKMLSNLKVLVIAVILKIIMRHHFSMIQWGSLTYIDGQGKMHRVSYSESHAQQVEIERKVHAVIDKSADRGFRSLAVAY